From Domibacillus sp. DTU_2020_1001157_1_SI_ALB_TIR_016, a single genomic window includes:
- a CDS encoding PilZ domain-containing protein produces the protein MYYKRQEAFRYAFSESIPAVCEVFESTGPDERKKVQSFDAFILDISPSGLKAASKEALDPAAAPILVFTFELAGTLISFPGKIIRQRQAGSVYHYGVQSDGNEALKNQIIDSLKRYTKEQLKKSKR, from the coding sequence ATGTATTATAAAAGACAAGAAGCGTTTCGCTATGCTTTTTCCGAATCAATTCCAGCGGTTTGCGAAGTATTCGAGTCCACCGGTCCAGATGAAAGAAAAAAAGTTCAATCGTTTGATGCTTTTATCCTTGATATCAGCCCCAGTGGATTAAAAGCGGCTTCAAAAGAGGCTCTTGACCCAGCAGCCGCTCCGATTCTCGTTTTTACTTTTGAGCTGGCTGGTACGCTTATTTCTTTTCCAGGAAAAATAATTCGGCAGCGACAAGCCGGCAGTGTATATCACTACGGTGTTCAAAGCGACGGAAACGAAGCATTGAAAAACCAAATTATTGACTCGCTTAAAAGGTACACGAAAGAGCAATTGAAAAAGTCGAAACGTTAA
- a CDS encoding Ppx/GppA family phosphatase — MQTKTGIIDIGSNTVRLVLYKEQGSAIEEFRNVKAPLRLRHFLNEKSEMSDEGVRLLLEALLNFKEVLRYYEVTEVECTATAAIRQASNRDAIIERVKEETGFHIRLLSGEEEASYGLSAVLKTMPADNGLTIDIGGGSTEITLYRNRKLKHFFSFPFGVVSLKEQFIPEDRMKPKEQKRMAEFIQGELEKFDWLGEAPDGMITAVGGSARNLANVQQLKENYPPLGVHGYELSAEALEQLRTELSPLSYTELEKVDGLSNERADLILPAIEVFYQLTIHTKAKRMLVSSRGLRDGIMLERAKNSNWDTAEDVKRNGVKRLLTVYGHDENHHYQMMKLTQNMLRGFEQEQILKVTNKERFMIEQAAALFYLGEYISSNAKSRHTFYLLLNSMFDGFTHREKAYISLVASFTNNSTLKQYLEQFDGWFTKEDIQKMREYGALLKLCFSLNSSKRSIVSDLGVKRKHDHIVITVYCEGSELAERYQSDKQKRHLEKALQTDIQIEFKQIKEN; from the coding sequence ATGCAAACCAAAACAGGCATTATTGACATTGGATCCAATACAGTCCGTCTGGTTTTATATAAAGAGCAAGGGTCAGCGATTGAGGAATTTCGAAATGTAAAAGCACCTCTCAGGCTTCGGCACTTTTTAAATGAAAAAAGTGAAATGAGCGATGAAGGTGTCCGGCTGCTGCTTGAAGCACTGCTCAATTTCAAAGAAGTTCTCCGTTACTACGAGGTAACAGAGGTAGAATGTACTGCAACAGCTGCTATAAGACAGGCATCAAACCGGGATGCCATTATTGAAAGAGTCAAGGAAGAAACGGGATTTCATATCCGGCTGCTGTCGGGAGAGGAAGAAGCTTCTTACGGGCTGTCAGCCGTTTTGAAAACAATGCCGGCTGATAATGGACTGACGATTGATATCGGCGGAGGCAGTACAGAAATTACACTTTATAGAAACAGAAAATTGAAACATTTTTTCAGCTTTCCTTTTGGCGTAGTCTCCCTTAAAGAACAGTTTATCCCAGAAGACCGAATGAAGCCGAAAGAGCAGAAACGAATGGCTGAGTTTATTCAAGGAGAGCTTGAAAAATTCGATTGGCTTGGTGAAGCACCGGACGGCATGATTACGGCTGTGGGCGGCAGCGCGCGCAACTTGGCGAATGTCCAGCAGCTAAAAGAAAATTATCCGCCTCTTGGCGTACACGGCTATGAGCTGTCTGCAGAAGCTCTTGAACAGCTGCGCACCGAGCTTTCTCCGCTTTCATACACAGAGCTTGAGAAAGTGGATGGTCTTTCAAATGAGCGCGCTGATTTAATTTTGCCGGCTATTGAAGTCTTTTATCAGCTGACTATACATACAAAAGCGAAAAGAATGCTGGTCAGCTCCCGGGGGCTTCGGGATGGAATCATGCTGGAGCGGGCGAAAAACAGCAATTGGGACACAGCAGAAGATGTAAAACGAAACGGCGTGAAAAGACTGTTAACTGTTTATGGCCATGATGAAAATCATCATTACCAAATGATGAAGCTGACTCAAAATATGCTTCGCGGTTTTGAACAGGAACAGATTTTAAAGGTCACGAACAAAGAGCGGTTTATGATTGAACAAGCAGCGGCTTTGTTTTATCTCGGTGAATACATATCATCGAATGCAAAAAGCCGGCATACCTTTTATCTTCTGCTTAACTCCATGTTTGACGGCTTTACCCATCGAGAGAAAGCATATATTTCTTTGGTCGCTTCCTTTACAAATAATTCGACACTCAAGCAATATTTAGAGCAGTTCGACGGCTGGTTCACCAAAGAGGACATCCAAAAAATGCGGGAGTACGGCGCCCTGCTTAAGCTTTGTTTTAGCTTAAACAGCTCAAAGCGAAGCATTGTCAGCGATCTAGGTGTGAAAAGAAAACATGATCATATTGTTATTACGGTTTATTGTGAAGGAAGCGAGCTCGCTGAACGCTACCAAAGCGATAAACAAAAACGCCATTTAGAAAAAGCCTTGCAGACAGACATTCAGATAGAATTTAAACAAATTAAAGAAAACTGA
- the fadH gene encoding 2,4-dienoyl-CoA reductase, with product MKNQTVIITGGSSGMGKYMARRFFEEGANVVICGRNEEKLRAAKNEISGENDRLLTVAMDVRCPEEAVQLMEKADQAFGSIHVLINNAAGNFLCPTEKLTPNGWQAVIDIVLNGTFYCSHAAGNYWIKRKSSGLIINMAAAYAWNAGAKVAHSAAAKAGVLSLTRTLAVEWGYQYGIRVNAIAPGPIERTGGAEKLWESSEAARRTLNSVPLGRLGTPEEVASLALFLCSKDAAYINGECITIDGGQWLNRFPF from the coding sequence ATGAAAAACCAAACAGTCATCATAACGGGCGGATCAAGCGGTATGGGAAAATATATGGCCCGGCGTTTTTTTGAGGAAGGAGCCAATGTAGTCATTTGCGGACGAAACGAAGAAAAATTAAGGGCGGCTAAAAATGAAATAAGCGGAGAAAACGACCGGCTTTTAACAGTGGCTATGGATGTACGCTGTCCTGAAGAAGCTGTGCAGCTGATGGAAAAGGCGGATCAGGCGTTTGGCTCGATCCATGTGCTCATTAATAATGCTGCCGGTAATTTTCTTTGTCCCACAGAAAAGCTGACGCCAAATGGATGGCAGGCTGTTATAGACATTGTGTTAAACGGAACCTTTTATTGTTCACACGCTGCAGGAAACTATTGGATTAAACGAAAAAGCAGCGGTTTAATCATTAACATGGCTGCTGCTTATGCATGGAATGCAGGAGCCAAAGTTGCGCATTCAGCTGCTGCCAAGGCAGGTGTACTGTCTCTCACACGTACTCTTGCAGTTGAATGGGGCTATCAGTATGGAATACGTGTTAATGCGATCGCTCCCGGTCCAATCGAGCGGACAGGAGGGGCTGAAAAACTATGGGAGTCATCAGAAGCAGCCCGGCGGACGCTGAACAGTGTACCGCTGGGCCGGCTTGGGACGCCCGAGGAAGTCGCTTCTCTTGCCCTTTTTTTGTGTTCGAAAGATGCTGCTTATATAAATGGTGAATGTATTACAATAGATGGCGGACAGTGGTTAAATCGCTTTCCTTTTTAA
- a CDS encoding YkyB family protein: MSKKSEPFTEPSSEETLAKAIFTVNRHAKTATNPKYLYALKKCALLKMIKEGKAEKKGLHFSRNPKNSRQQSDVLVSCGEYTFHMPPCKEDFTLLPHLGRLSEQIRNPRCSMGLSKAKSILEAYTGMKEKETKPKPPGQKKYTKPVFKPLGQSY; this comes from the coding sequence TTGAGCAAAAAATCTGAACCCTTCACCGAACCTTCATCCGAAGAGACCCTCGCCAAAGCCATTTTCACGGTTAACCGCCATGCAAAAACGGCTACAAACCCAAAATATCTATATGCGCTGAAAAAATGCGCCCTCCTGAAGATGATCAAGGAAGGCAAAGCAGAAAAAAAAGGCCTTCACTTTTCCCGAAATCCTAAAAACAGCCGGCAGCAGTCGGATGTGCTTGTTTCATGCGGTGAATACACCTTTCATATGCCGCCTTGTAAAGAAGACTTTACTTTATTGCCGCACCTAGGGCGGTTAAGCGAACAAATACGCAACCCCCGCTGTTCCATGGGGCTGTCTAAAGCAAAAAGTATTCTTGAGGCGTATACGGGTATGAAAGAAAAAGAAACAAAGCCGAAGCCTCCCGGTCAGAAAAAGTACACAAAGCCGGTGTTTAAACCGCTTGGTCAGTCATATTAA
- a CDS encoding phosphocarrier protein HPr, which produces MSKKTFTVTADTGIHARPATLLVQTASKFSSDINLEFNGKTVNLKSIMGVMSLGIGKGAEITISAEGSDEEAALQAIETLLQNEGLAN; this is translated from the coding sequence ATGTCGAAAAAAACTTTTACAGTAACAGCAGACACAGGCATTCATGCACGTCCTGCAACGCTGCTTGTTCAAACAGCAAGCAAATTCTCAAGCGATATAAATCTTGAATTTAACGGTAAAACAGTGAACTTAAAATCCATCATGGGTGTAATGTCACTTGGAATCGGCAAAGGTGCTGAAATTACGATTTCAGCAGAAGGCAGTGATGAAGAAGCTGCACTCCAAGCGATTGAAACACTACTCCAAAACGAAGGGCTGGCAAACTAA
- the ptsP gene encoding phosphoenolpyruvate--protein phosphotransferase — translation MAAILKGIGASDGISFAKAYRLMEPDLTVEKKDIADAAAEAERFRAALKKSEAELEVIKEKARKDLGDDKAAIFEAHLLVLNDPELTGPIEDKIKSESVNAEYALQETANMFIGMFEAMDNEYMKERAADIKDVTKRVLAALLGVDLPAPALIAEEVVVVAEDLTPSMTAQLNREFVKGFTTDIGGRTSHSAIMARSLEIPAVVGTKNATTDIQNGDMIIIDGLQGEVHINPTEEVAAEYKKRAEAYAQQKAEWAKLVNEQTVTADGRHVELAANIGTPADLEGVKANGGEGVGLYRTEFLYMGRDNLPTEEEQFESYKAVLEGMEGKPVVVRTLDIGGDKELPYLNLPHEMNPFLGFRAIRLCLEEQDIFRTQLRALLRASIYGNLKIMFPMIATVNEFRQAKAVLLEERAKLEAEGVSIAEHIELGIMVEIPSTAVIADLFAKEVDFFSIGTNDLIQYTMAADRMNERVSYLYQPYNPSILRLVKMVIEAAHKEGKWAGMCGEMAGDETAIPLLLGLGLDEFSMSATSILKARAQMKHLSKADMEELAAKAIQMSTAEEVVELVQSIKKNS, via the coding sequence ATGGCAGCGATATTAAAAGGAATTGGCGCATCAGACGGAATTTCATTTGCAAAAGCTTACCGCTTAATGGAACCAGACTTAACAGTTGAGAAAAAGGATATAGCAGATGCTGCAGCTGAAGCGGAGCGTTTCCGCGCAGCGTTGAAAAAATCAGAAGCAGAACTTGAAGTAATCAAAGAAAAAGCACGCAAGGATTTAGGAGACGATAAAGCGGCTATTTTCGAAGCTCACCTGCTTGTGTTAAACGATCCAGAACTTACTGGACCGATTGAAGACAAAATTAAATCAGAGTCTGTGAATGCAGAATACGCGCTTCAAGAAACAGCAAACATGTTTATCGGCATGTTTGAAGCGATGGATAATGAATACATGAAAGAGCGCGCAGCAGATATTAAAGACGTAACAAAACGTGTATTGGCAGCGCTTCTTGGTGTAGATCTTCCAGCACCTGCTTTGATTGCAGAGGAGGTCGTTGTCGTTGCAGAAGATTTAACGCCTTCTATGACCGCTCAGCTGAACCGTGAATTCGTTAAAGGATTTACAACAGATATCGGCGGCCGTACGTCGCACTCTGCGATCATGGCACGTTCATTGGAAATTCCAGCGGTTGTTGGAACGAAAAATGCAACAACAGATATTCAAAACGGTGACATGATTATCATTGACGGTCTTCAAGGGGAAGTACACATTAACCCGACAGAAGAAGTAGCAGCAGAATACAAAAAACGTGCAGAAGCATACGCGCAGCAAAAAGCGGAATGGGCGAAGCTTGTAAACGAACAAACGGTTACAGCGGACGGCCGCCACGTTGAGCTTGCGGCTAACATTGGGACGCCTGCAGACCTTGAAGGGGTAAAAGCAAACGGCGGAGAAGGCGTTGGCTTGTACCGTACAGAATTTTTATACATGGGCCGCGATAACCTGCCTACAGAAGAAGAGCAATTTGAATCTTACAAAGCTGTTTTAGAAGGCATGGAAGGCAAACCGGTCGTTGTTCGCACATTGGATATCGGCGGTGATAAAGAGCTTCCATACTTGAACCTGCCGCATGAAATGAACCCATTCCTTGGTTTCCGTGCGATTCGTCTTTGCTTAGAAGAGCAGGATATTTTCCGTACGCAGCTTCGTGCTCTGCTTCGTGCGAGCATTTATGGAAACTTGAAAATCATGTTCCCGATGATTGCGACCGTAAACGAATTCCGCCAGGCAAAAGCCGTTCTTTTAGAAGAGCGTGCAAAACTTGAAGCAGAAGGCGTAAGCATTGCAGAACACATCGAGCTTGGCATCATGGTGGAAATTCCATCAACAGCTGTTATTGCTGACTTGTTTGCAAAAGAAGTAGACTTTTTCTCAATTGGCACAAACGACTTGATTCAATACACAATGGCGGCAGACCGTATGAACGAACGTGTATCTTACTTGTACCAGCCGTACAATCCGTCTATTCTGCGTCTTGTTAAAATGGTTATTGAAGCGGCGCACAAAGAAGGCAAATGGGCTGGCATGTGCGGTGAAATGGCCGGAGATGAAACAGCGATTCCATTACTTTTAGGTCTAGGCCTTGATGAATTCTCAATGAGTGCCACATCCATCCTAAAAGCACGTGCGCAAATGAAACATTTGTCAAAAGCAGACATGGAAGAGCTGGCAGCAAAAGCAATCCAAATGTCAACAGCTGAAGAAGTTGTAGAACTTGTTCAATCCATCAAAAAAAATTCATAA
- the treP gene encoding PTS system trehalose-specific EIIBC component, with translation MGAYSKQAEQIVEAVGGRDNISAATHCVTRLRFALKDDSKVDTAKLEQIDVVKGSFAANGQYQVVIGQGTVNKVYQDLVDQTGIGESSKDDVKKASESNLNPLQRAIKTLADIFIPILPAIVTAGLLLGLNNILTGPGIFFEESLIERYPQWADIANVINLIANTAFTFLPALIGWSAVKRFGGSPLLGIVLGLILVHPDLLNAWAYGEAEKAGEIPTWNILGLTVEKIGYQGQVLPVLFASYLLAKIEVFLTKRVPEGIQLLVVAPVALLITGFAAFILIGPVMFIVGNAITDAVIYIFDTVPLLGGLIYGGLYSVLVITGMHHTFLAVDLQLVGSQLGGTFLWPMLALSNIAQGAAALAIGLLAKEDRLKGLSYTSALSAFLGVTEPAIFGVNLRFRYAFIAAMISSAIAGMFISVNGVLASTIGVGGIPGFLVISKGMTSFLIGMVIVIVLPIILTFIFSRFAKQK, from the coding sequence ATGGGTGCATATTCAAAACAAGCGGAGCAGATTGTAGAGGCAGTCGGCGGACGTGATAATATTAGTGCAGCTACACATTGTGTAACACGGCTGCGTTTTGCGTTAAAAGATGACAGCAAAGTCGATACAGCAAAACTCGAACAAATTGATGTAGTCAAAGGATCTTTCGCAGCCAACGGACAGTATCAGGTTGTTATTGGCCAGGGTACAGTCAACAAGGTGTATCAGGATTTAGTTGACCAAACCGGTATTGGGGAATCTTCCAAAGATGATGTGAAAAAAGCATCAGAATCCAATTTAAATCCGCTGCAGCGGGCGATTAAAACATTGGCTGATATTTTTATACCCATTTTACCGGCCATTGTAACAGCCGGCTTGCTGCTTGGACTGAATAATATTTTAACCGGTCCCGGCATTTTCTTTGAGGAATCGTTAATCGAGCGTTACCCTCAGTGGGCTGACATTGCAAACGTTATCAACTTGATTGCGAATACAGCGTTTACCTTCCTGCCTGCCTTGATCGGATGGTCAGCCGTGAAGCGGTTTGGCGGCAGTCCGCTTTTAGGGATTGTGCTGGGATTAATTCTCGTTCATCCCGATTTATTGAACGCCTGGGCATACGGTGAAGCAGAAAAAGCAGGAGAAATTCCAACCTGGAATATTTTAGGGCTGACGGTTGAAAAAATCGGCTACCAGGGACAGGTCCTGCCTGTTTTATTCGCCTCCTATTTACTGGCAAAAATTGAAGTTTTCTTAACAAAAAGAGTTCCTGAAGGCATTCAGCTGCTCGTTGTAGCACCGGTTGCTCTTCTTATTACCGGGTTTGCCGCTTTTATTTTAATCGGTCCGGTTATGTTTATCGTTGGAAATGCCATCACAGATGCGGTTATTTATATTTTTGACACCGTACCGCTTTTAGGCGGCTTAATTTACGGCGGCCTGTACAGCGTGCTCGTTATCACAGGAATGCACCACACCTTCTTAGCTGTTGATTTGCAGCTGGTCGGCTCTCAGCTTGGCGGCACGTTTTTATGGCCGATGCTTGCTCTTTCTAACATCGCACAGGGCGCAGCTGCTTTAGCAATTGGGCTTTTAGCAAAAGAAGACCGTTTAAAAGGTCTTTCCTACACATCAGCACTGTCTGCGTTTCTCGGTGTAACAGAGCCGGCTATATTCGGGGTAAATCTCCGCTTCCGGTATGCTTTTATCGCTGCCATGATCAGCTCCGCCATTGCCGGTATGTTTATCTCGGTAAATGGTGTTCTCGCTAGTACGATTGGTGTTGGAGGCATTCCAGGCTTTCTCGTTATCAGTAAAGGAATGACATCCTTTTTGATCGGCATGGTCATTGTAATCGTTCTGCCGATCATCCTCACATTTATTTTTTCACGATTTGCGAAACAAAAATAA
- a CDS encoding RNA degradosome polyphosphate kinase produces the protein MSRQTAIDLANPRYYNNRELSWLNFNKRVLEESSDLNNPLLERMKFLAIFSSNLDEFFMVRVAGLKDQVKAGFNKPENKAGLTPKQQLNRISIKAHELVETQNRILREEILPALKEEGFLLKKPAELVDEQKRFLLDYFDNEVFPVLTPMAIDAYRPFPMLLNKSLNLVVMLQNDEPEAEMDRVAIVQVPGVLERTIEVPSEEGGTFVLLEDVLEYFIDRIFQGYVVKNVNTFRITRNADMEIHEEGARDLLLEIEKELKKRKWGAAVRLEIKSQDLDQDVLDYLLEELEIHFKDVYEIDGPIDLTFLFPFTKKLSTLREGLTYETFIPQLPIDLSSRENIFERVLQQDILFYHPYESFEPVVDFISQAADDPTVLAIKMTLYRVSGDSPIIESLKRAAEKGKQVTVLVELKARFDEENNVQWAKELEKAGCHVIYGMHNLKTHSKITLVVRKRAGQIERFVHLGTGNYNDATAKLYTDHGLITSKKEFGVDATNFFNYLSGYMNKPKYNHLVVAPFDIQDAFIKLIDEEIDNHKKYGNGRIIAKMNSLTDKRLIMKLYEASNAGVQIDCIIRGICCMRPGIPGVSENIRVISIVGRFLEHSRIYYFHHNSERNIYLSSADMMTRNMIKRVEILFPILDHTLKNRLTDFLHLQLSDTAKARYQDNEGNYHYVASDKDEIYVDSQLECLQAVYQLREDEE, from the coding sequence ATGAGCAGGCAGACAGCCATTGATTTAGCGAATCCGAGATACTACAACAATCGAGAATTAAGCTGGCTTAACTTTAACAAACGTGTGTTGGAAGAATCATCGGATTTAAACAATCCTTTGCTGGAACGCATGAAATTTTTGGCGATCTTCAGTTCAAACTTAGATGAATTTTTTATGGTACGGGTAGCCGGCTTAAAAGATCAAGTAAAAGCAGGCTTTAATAAGCCTGAGAACAAAGCGGGCCTGACACCCAAGCAGCAGCTGAACCGGATCAGCATTAAAGCGCATGAGCTCGTGGAAACACAAAACAGGATATTAAGAGAGGAAATTCTTCCCGCTCTTAAAGAGGAAGGATTTTTGTTGAAAAAGCCGGCTGAGCTGGTGGATGAACAAAAGCGTTTTTTGCTTGATTACTTCGACAATGAAGTGTTTCCTGTTTTAACACCGATGGCCATTGACGCTTACCGCCCGTTTCCAATGCTGTTAAATAAATCACTTAATTTAGTTGTGATGCTGCAAAATGATGAGCCGGAAGCGGAAATGGACCGCGTAGCCATTGTGCAGGTGCCGGGAGTGCTGGAACGTACAATCGAAGTGCCGTCGGAGGAAGGCGGCACATTTGTTTTACTTGAAGACGTATTAGAATATTTTATTGACCGTATCTTTCAAGGGTATGTTGTGAAGAATGTGAATACTTTCCGGATTACACGCAATGCAGATATGGAAATTCACGAAGAAGGCGCCCGTGATTTGCTTCTTGAAATTGAAAAAGAATTAAAAAAGCGAAAATGGGGAGCCGCTGTCCGGCTCGAAATTAAATCTCAGGATTTAGATCAGGATGTACTGGACTACCTGCTTGAAGAGCTTGAAATTCATTTTAAAGATGTTTATGAAATAGACGGCCCGATTGATTTAACTTTCTTGTTTCCTTTTACGAAAAAGCTGAGCACGCTTCGTGAAGGGCTGACGTATGAAACGTTTATTCCGCAGCTGCCAATCGATTTGTCTTCCCGGGAAAATATTTTTGAAAGAGTATTGCAGCAGGATATTCTTTTTTATCACCCGTACGAATCATTCGAACCGGTAGTGGATTTTATCTCGCAGGCGGCAGATGATCCTACCGTTTTAGCGATTAAAATGACGCTTTACCGGGTCAGCGGCGATTCACCGATTATTGAGTCGCTTAAACGGGCAGCGGAAAAAGGAAAACAAGTTACCGTTCTCGTTGAATTAAAAGCGCGATTCGATGAAGAAAACAATGTTCAATGGGCCAAAGAGCTGGAAAAAGCGGGCTGTCATGTGATCTATGGCATGCACAATTTGAAAACGCATAGTAAAATTACGCTTGTTGTTCGGAAACGAGCAGGCCAGATTGAACGGTTCGTTCATCTCGGCACAGGTAATTACAACGATGCAACAGCAAAGCTTTACACGGACCATGGCTTAATTACATCTAAAAAAGAGTTTGGCGTAGATGCGACGAATTTCTTCAATTATTTAAGCGGGTACATGAACAAACCAAAATATAATCACTTAGTGGTCGCTCCATTTGATATTCAAGACGCATTTATAAAACTCATTGATGAGGAAATTGACAATCACAAAAAGTATGGAAACGGCCGGATTATTGCCAAGATGAATTCTTTAACAGATAAACGGTTAATTATGAAGCTGTACGAAGCATCCAACGCAGGGGTGCAAATTGACTGCATCATCCGTGGAATTTGCTGTATGCGCCCGGGAATTCCCGGCGTAAGTGAAAACATACGGGTAATCAGCATTGTGGGCCGCTTTTTAGAGCACAGCCGGATTTACTATTTCCATCATAACAGTGAACGGAATATTTACCTTTCTTCAGCAGATATGATGACACGCAATATGATTAAGCGGGTGGAAATTTTATTCCCGATCCTAGACCATACATTAAAAAACAGGCTGACGGACTTTTTGCATTTGCAGCTGTCGGATACAGCAAAAGCACGCTATCAGGACAATGAAGGAAACTACCATTACGTAGCCAGTGACAAAGATGAAATATATGTTGACAGCCAGCTTGAATGTTTACAGGCTGTTTATCAGCTAAGGGAAGACGAAGAATAA
- a CDS encoding aminotransferase A, which produces MEHRLNTRVKSIEISGIRKFYNLVGTQEGMISLTIGQPDFYTPDHVKEAGIRAIEQNATVYTPNSGLSELKEAAVRFYKEKYGVSYSADTEVIVTVGASQAIDIALRAALEPGDEVILPGPVYPGYEPIIHLCGAKPVMVNVTDNDFRMTADKIEPYISKKTKVIVLPYPSNPTGVSLTEQELQDIAALAKRYELFVLADEIYSEIVYERPHVSIASFLPEQTIVVNGLSKSHAMTGWRIGLLFAPQSITQHILKVHQYNVSCASSVSQKAAVAALTDGMNDALPMRSEYQKRRDFTFEKLQELGLETVKPDGAFYFFVKVPTAYIGSSFDFCLTLAQKYKVAVVPGSAFSDAGEGWFRLSYACSVEEIEEGLRRIEQFLRTL; this is translated from the coding sequence ATGGAACATCGATTGAACACACGTGTGAAAAGCATTGAAATTTCGGGTATCCGCAAGTTTTATAACCTGGTCGGTACTCAGGAAGGGATGATTTCTCTTACGATCGGCCAGCCGGATTTTTACACTCCTGACCATGTAAAAGAAGCCGGTATCCGTGCTATCGAGCAAAACGCGACCGTGTATACGCCAAACAGCGGTCTGTCTGAGCTAAAAGAAGCTGCTGTCCGTTTTTATAAGGAAAAGTATGGAGTCTCTTACAGTGCGGACACTGAAGTGATTGTGACCGTTGGCGCAAGCCAGGCGATCGACATTGCACTGCGGGCTGCTCTGGAACCGGGTGATGAAGTGATTCTTCCAGGTCCTGTTTACCCCGGTTATGAGCCCATTATTCACTTATGCGGTGCCAAGCCGGTGATGGTAAATGTAACCGATAATGATTTTCGCATGACTGCCGACAAAATCGAGCCATACATATCAAAAAAAACAAAAGTGATCGTTCTTCCTTATCCTTCAAATCCGACTGGCGTCAGCTTAACGGAACAGGAGCTTCAAGATATTGCGGCGCTGGCAAAAAGATATGAGCTTTTCGTTTTAGCAGACGAAATTTACAGCGAAATTGTGTATGAACGTCCTCACGTTTCCATTGCGTCCTTTTTGCCGGAACAAACGATTGTCGTAAACGGCTTGTCCAAGTCACATGCGATGACCGGCTGGCGGATTGGGCTTTTATTTGCGCCGCAGTCTATTACACAGCACATTTTAAAAGTCCATCAGTACAACGTCTCCTGCGCTTCTTCTGTTTCCCAAAAAGCAGCGGTTGCCGCCCTGACCGACGGCATGAATGATGCGCTGCCTATGCGCAGCGAATACCAAAAGCGGCGTGATTTCACCTTTGAGAAACTGCAGGAGCTCGGACTAGAAACGGTCAAACCTGATGGTGCCTTTTACTTTTTTGTAAAAGTACCTACAGCTTATATCGGCTCTTCTTTTGATTTTTGTTTAACTTTAGCTCAAAAATATAAAGTAGCGGTTGTGCCCGGCAGTGCTTTTTCTGATGCAGGGGAAGGCTGGTTCCGTTTGTCTTATGCATGCAGTGTTGAGGAAATTGAAGAAGGGCTGCGGCGGATCGAGCAATTTTTAAGAACACTTTAA
- a CDS encoding chemotaxis protein, whose protein sequence is MTNDYGILLESGTNELEIVEFEVQGNKYGINVMKVKEIIQPMPITFIPHAHSHIEGIIQLRGEVLPVIDMAKVLGLQPSQNGQMDKYIVTEFNQQKVVFHVQNVTRIHRISWNDIEKPSEMYQGGNNQIIGVIKINETMILLIDFEKIVVDINPHSGIHVDQIRSLGKRERSEKQIIVAEDSPLLRKLLHDTLVEAGYERVEFFENGQIALDYLESTLEQENTLEKVQLIVTDIEMPKMDGHHLTRRIKDHPVLKKLPVIIFSSLITDELRHKGTGVGADAQVSKPEIARLVQYIDELAL, encoded by the coding sequence ATGACAAATGATTATGGAATTTTACTTGAATCTGGAACAAATGAACTTGAAATTGTGGAATTTGAAGTTCAAGGCAATAAATATGGGATTAATGTGATGAAAGTAAAAGAAATTATTCAGCCCATGCCTATTACTTTTATCCCACATGCCCACTCTCACATTGAAGGCATTATTCAGCTTCGTGGCGAGGTGCTGCCAGTGATTGATATGGCAAAAGTGCTGGGCCTGCAGCCATCTCAAAATGGCCAGATGGATAAATACATTGTAACAGAGTTTAACCAGCAAAAAGTGGTTTTTCACGTTCAAAACGTGACGCGCATTCACCGTATTTCCTGGAATGATATCGAAAAGCCGTCTGAAATGTATCAGGGAGGCAACAATCAAATTATCGGCGTGATCAAAATCAATGAAACGATGATTTTGTTGATCGACTTTGAAAAAATTGTCGTAGATATTAATCCGCACTCCGGCATTCACGTGGATCAAATTCGAAGCCTGGGCAAGCGTGAGCGGTCCGAAAAACAAATTATTGTGGCAGAGGACTCACCGCTGCTCCGCAAGCTGCTTCACGATACGCTGGTGGAAGCGGGATATGAACGGGTTGAGTTTTTTGAAAACGGTCAGATTGCCCTCGATTATTTAGAATCGACACTTGAACAGGAAAATACATTGGAAAAAGTGCAGCTGATTGTTACAGATATTGAAATGCCAAAAATGGACGGACACCATTTAACAAGACGGATCAAAGATCATCCTGTTTTGAAAAAACTTCCAGTCATTATTTTTTCTTCATTAATTACCGACGAGCTTCGCCACAAGGGTACAGGAGTAGGTGCCGATGCGCAGGTGAGCAAGCCGGAAATTGCCCGTCTTGTTCAGTATATTGATGAACTTGCCCTATAA